Genomic DNA from Deltaproteobacteria bacterium:
ATGGAGATAAGACGTAACAAAAGTTGATTTTTCTATTATAATTAGTCGGTTATCTGCTTATAGCTTGCCCCTTATTCTGGTGGTTGTCAAGCACTAATTTAACCTGGGCATCATCCAGGTTCAAGAGGATGAACCGGCAATGGCAATGGCTGCTCAGAGCGTTGCAGAACATTGCGCATTGCTTTGAAGTAGTCCCGCTGCACCTTTAAATTCGATACCTTACAATACCGCTGGGTCGTCGTGATCCAGTTGTGACCCAAAAGATCCTGGATGGTTTCGACTTCCGCCTCCGCATTCAGCAACTGGGTAGCCATGGTATGCCGCAAACGGTGGCAGGATACTTCAATGCCGGTCTTCTTTGCATAATATTCTATTCGTTTTTGAATGCCGCGAACAGAGATCGCCTTCCCTTTATAGGCCCCTTTCTCAACCAAGAAAACGTTTTTGGAACGGTAATGAGAACGGAACTTCAAGTAGGCATTTAATGCATCGAGAGCATCGCTGCTGATATAAACCACACGATCTTTGCCGCCTTTTCCTTGCTGAACCATGATCCTGCGGCGTTTGAGATCAATAGCGCCCATGGTCAGGTTGGCTACTTCCTCCACACGCAGCCCGCATCTGAGCATCAACTTGAACATGGCTATATCGCGGTTACTCTTGATTGATTCGAACAGCTTTTCGACCTCATGATCACGAAGGCTTCTCGGCAAAGGCTTAGGTACACGCAGACGGCGGTTACGTTTCACAGGGTTGATGAGGTCCACATTCTCCTCATGCTTCAAATAGTCGTAGAATACCCTGATGATGGTGATGTAGAGGTTGATGCTCGCCGGATGCATCCTCTTTCTGAGAAGGTAATCAATGTAGGTGTCTACCTTGTCTGAAGTCGCGTCCTCAAGCGTCACATCCAGCCAGACTACATACTGCTTGATGATGTTCAGATAGTATTTGACCGTATGCTTGGAGAAATTCCGGCGTTTCAGGTGCCTTCTAAAGTTAATAATCACATGCGTCATCTGCATCGGGATCACCTCTCAAGATACGCTCCATGGCCATAAAATATTCGTTTTCCCTGGTTTTATCAGAAAGACGGGCATATATCCTGGTGACCTCCAGGTTGGTATGCCCCAATAGAACACGCAGACATTCCAGTGGCATCCTTGCGTTCAAAAGCTCCGTTGCAAAGGTATGCCGTAGACAATGAAGCGTATACCCACTGTATTCCAAACCCGCTTTCTTTAAATACTTGACGAAGATGCTGCGGGCGGTCTCATAGCATAGGTGACCATCACCGCGACCATAGAACAGGTATTCCTTGAAGGTGTTCCTGACCTGGAGCCAAGACATAAGGGCTTCGCGTGCATCGTCACTGTAGTAGGCAACTCTGCCGACACCGGTCTTGTGGGCTTCATAAATCAGTATCCTGTTATTGTTCAGATCCAAATCATGCACTTTTGTATTCAACAGCTCGCCGATGCGCATGCCGGTTCTCAGCAAAAGCAGGATCATGGCCCGGTCGCGAACCTGGTCAATTGCGGACAATATTCGTTTTACATCTTCAGGGTCGATGGCCCGTGGCAGGCGGTCGGGTAGCCTGATTCTGATTTTCCTTTCCAGAAGTTCGTAGCCCAGAACTTTAGCCTCAATTAAAAATCGTACAAACGCATATACCCATCGAAGCCTGTTGGTCACTGTCACGGGCTGTAGCCCACGATCCTGGAGATCTTCCGTAAAAGCCTCGATATCCTCTCTGTCCATTTGCTCAATGTGATTCTTGCCTGATTTACCGTAGAAGGACAGAAACTGCTTCAGTGAAGTGGCTGCGTTTCTTAGGGTGTTGGTCTTGCAGTTGAGGCGATATCGTTCACGCATATAGCCTGCAAAATGTTCTTTGGCAGAAAAATCCATGAATGATACTTCTTTAAGGATCTTTTCAAGGACTTTAAGCCGTGGAGAGATCTTTTCCGGGGCAGTTTTGGGCTTTTCTGCGATGAGATGGAAGGGATGGTCGCCAAAAACGCCGTGAAGATCCAATGGATGGCAACCGTGAAGCCGATTTGGGTTGATATTCTGTAACTGGTCTCTGTGCATATCTACCTCCTTTTCTACTTTTAATAGAAAAATCAGTTAGATATTGCACTTAAACCATTTAAGCGTCAAATATCATTTTGTTACGTTTTAATGGAGACCATCGTGCCTTTTCGCGCGTGAAAATAACTTTTTCCGATGTATGTTATCACCACCAGTGTTGGATAATGCAACATACTGATACCATACCCAACGACAGCATATCAACTCCGCAAAATTTTAGCCCCCACCCTTCCGCCTTGAACATATGCCCATGGCGTATCTTTAAATTAAGTCGGCGTGCAAGACGAGATGAGATGGTTAGATAACGCCGGGAACAAACCCGGCAATCTGCTAATGTATTTATTTTTATATCGCCTAAATGTTTTCATAACAATTCCTGCCAATAAAACATGGCATTACCGGCGGATTGTATACGGTAAAGTCAAGTTGGCACAGCATGATGATTACGGGCAACCATGCGGCTATAGGAATGCCGATGATTCCATTCATTTTGTTTGCTTTGGTTTCCGGAATTTATATGGATCGAAAGAAAAAAAGAGGAAAATCCTGCCTTTGATTCATGGCATATGTAATTAGATCATGTTGCTTTTGGCTATATCTCAAATAGTTACTTGTGTTCAAGTATACTGGATGTATGTATTGGGCCTTTAATTGAACATAATCTATAAGCATTTCTAAAACCTTCAATACCGCATGGTAGCAAAAAATTCATCAAATTTTTTACAAGATTAAGGTGATAGTTTTAACCTATCGTAAAACAATCAATGCGCACATATTGCAAAATGCTGTTTTCTCCTTATATTAACTCTAAACAAAACATTTTGATGCAAACTAAAACTAACCTTTGACATCTATCATAAAAACAGGTGACATCATGGAAATATTCTTTATTACAATTCTTACCCTCGCAACATGGACCACGTTGGCATTCATTGTATATCGTAGCCAAAAGAACAAGAATAGGCCGGTGTATGTGTGTAATCTATGCAACGATAACCACTGTGAATGCACCCTGGAGCGATCATAGGTGCAGCTAAAATCCATTACACGAAAGGAGTGACCATGAAGGTACAAGACTACTGTAAAGCAATGCACGCAGAGGTAAAAGCTTGGAGCGAAAAGCTCGAAGCCATGAAGAAGGTTGCCGACAGCTACGGAACAGAGCAGAAAGAAAAAATTCTACCGCTTGTCGGTCAGCTAGAGCAGGAGGTGACCGCTGCCCAGATGAGGGTTCAACAACTCGAAACCGAGTGTCCATCTGACTGGTCGCCCCTCAAAAATGAAATCGACGATCTTTTCGGTACCATCGGAAGCAGTGTGGACCGAGCATGGCGAGACCTTTCTCCCGGGGAAGTCGGCGGGTGATGGGGATACGGGGAGGGGTGACTCCCTCCCTCGCCGTTTCTTTGGTTTTCGCACCATGTATACCTATATGAAATGTGCTTTAGTGTTTTCTGGGAAAGAAATGTTAAGACGGTTTCAACCCAATCAATTGTTTACCCGAATGTGGAGAACCCAGCACTGCTTTCTCCCCGGAAGAGAGCATTTAATGTAATCCCACGGGTAACTCCGTGATCCCATTAAAATGCCAGGCTTCGCCGTGTTTATCCGCTTTATTATTGGAAATTGACTATGGTCTAGTTTCCAACTACATGCTGCCGTTTAATTAGGATCCGGACAGTTTTCTGTGGCGTTTCTCTTATCAATCCATCAATACAAGGGGTGAGTTTTTGCACGATCGGGCCCGATATTGGGGCCAAAGGGGTATCCACTATCACCAATTTCTTGATGCCGGAGAAAATACGTTGAACGTAAAACATTCAGGCTGTTGGTAGACTCTTTAAATCAGCACCAGGGGTATGATGCTGGTGATTTTTTACACAGATACATATTCTTACCAATTTAGGTGGGGGAAATGCCTGGCGGGGAGCTGTTTTAGGTGTCCTTCCGGGTGCCGCCCATGGTCTGAAATAGTTCCCGGATCGATGGATCAGTGGACTTGAAGAACCGCCACCCGAACTATTGGGTCCAATTACCGGTGTATCTTCAGATTAACAGTAGGTCTCGCAAAGGAGCTGAAGATGAAACTAAACAACAGAATAGCTTTGATTACCGGCGGAAGCCGAGGCCTGGGAAAGAATGCAGCCTATCGTCTCGCTGACAGCGGTGCTGATGTGATCATTACCTATAACCAGCAAAAGGACGCTGCCGAGGCCGTGGTCAAAGATATTTCAGAACGCTT
This window encodes:
- a CDS encoding tyrosine-type recombinase/integrase, which codes for MHRDQLQNINPNRLHGCHPLDLHGVFGDHPFHLIAEKPKTAPEKISPRLKVLEKILKEVSFMDFSAKEHFAGYMRERYRLNCKTNTLRNAATSLKQFLSFYGKSGKNHIEQMDREDIEAFTEDLQDRGLQPVTVTNRLRWVYAFVRFLIEAKVLGYELLERKIRIRLPDRLPRAIDPEDVKRILSAIDQVRDRAMILLLLRTGMRIGELLNTKVHDLDLNNNRILIYEAHKTGVGRVAYYSDDAREALMSWLQVRNTFKEYLFYGRGDGHLCYETARSIFVKYLKKAGLEYSGYTLHCLRHTFATELLNARMPLECLRVLLGHTNLEVTRIYARLSDKTRENEYFMAMERILRGDPDADDACDY
- a CDS encoding tyrosine-type recombinase/integrase; amino-acid sequence: MQMTHVIINFRRHLKRRNFSKHTVKYYLNIIKQYVVWLDVTLEDATSDKVDTYIDYLLRKRMHPASINLYITIIRVFYDYLKHEENVDLINPVKRNRRLRVPKPLPRSLRDHEVEKLFESIKSNRDIAMFKLMLRCGLRVEEVANLTMGAIDLKRRRIMVQQGKGGKDRVVYISSDALDALNAYLKFRSHYRSKNVFLVEKGAYKGKAISVRGIQKRIEYYAKKTGIEVSCHRLRHTMATQLLNAEAEVETIQDLLGHNWITTTQRYCKVSNLKVQRDYFKAMRNVLQRSEQPLPLPVHPLEPG